DNA from Bacteroidales bacterium:
AAATCAGCCGAAAAAAATTATTTTATTATTGACCGAAAAAATATACTTTTGCACAATGTTTAAAAATAGACTAACTCTAATTGCTTTCATACTGATTCTCATAGGAAATAGCTCTTGTGGGCGATTCCAAAAATTGCTCAAAAGCAACGACTATGAAGAGAAATACGCTATGGCACTTGAATTTTTTGAAAACGAAGAATACAATAAGACCTTACAGCTCTTCAATCAAATCTCACCTATCTACAGAGGAACAGACAAAGCGCAAAAGATAGAATTTTTATCTGCTATGAGTCATTATGGTCAAAAAGACTATGTTCTTGCCAGCTATTATTTTAAACGTTATTATCAAGCATATCCTAAATCAGAGCAAGCTGAAGAGGCTCTTTTTATGAGTGCATATTCCAACTATCTGGATTCACCACGTGCTAGCTTAGATCAAAAAACAACCGTTGACGCAATTCAAGAAATGAAATTATTTGTTTCGCGTTTTCCAAATAGCGAAAAGAT
Protein-coding regions in this window:
- the bamD gene encoding outer membrane protein assembly factor BamD encodes the protein MFKNRLTLIAFILILIGNSSCGRFQKLLKSNDYEEKYAMALEFFENEEYNKTLQLFNQISPIYRGTDKAQKIEFLSAMSHYGQKDYVLASYYFKRYYQAYPKSEQAEEALFMSAYSNYLDSPRASLDQKTTVDAIQEMKLFVSRFPNSEKISQAKDLIKEMENRLELKAFNMAKLYIKMSDYKASIASLEAFIKQYQSSIYHEEASFLLIQANYEYALNSIAARQEERFSKASEAYIDFISQFPESKYLKKAEKMNEVASTYIKKTIAEN